A single Anopheles maculipalpis chromosome 3RL, idAnoMacuDA_375_x, whole genome shotgun sequence DNA region contains:
- the LOC126560825 gene encoding platelet binding protein GspB-like — protein sequence MARMALGLVPGQSSSSASSGASESSTGTGSLGSSEQSTSTSGGHIVSAVAKRGRLLIRQQRIKKESDSSSTGQQPYEPDTPSDDNSPTAQYGHQHLLTVPTHHRFERQVSEPILPLSSSISVIGGPIGSSGESRPGAGDRSHSHLLSVPTTHQQAYLVKQHSHPLLPSQTSATSHGSTGGTFEPLQTYTLQRQLSHPGTGQRGGSSTPLTLVTSSSGSTHYLTPSSSLKTDSDEEAAGTPTSAVPTIQLQSSVERTSSGPTVVIVPAEPAVQTATSAVAVSVVSNAGEKQSNPTTITSAPTSTIRVKGDELSRSISTPLTSSRSSDIPGLDNPRSSHCPVVREGPALGCNFCWNTIDAHGRILRRKTKYHCPECQTNLCIVPCFQEYHERQSAENPTPTNDSGGGGGGGTKSNLRHYAKSGSM from the exons ATGGCACGTATGGCGCTTGGACTAGTGCCCGGTCAGTCGTCCTCATCGGCGTCGAGCGGTGCCTCGGAATCATCCACCGGTACCGGCAGCCTGGGCAGCAGCGAACAGTCCACCTCCACGTCCGGTGGTCACATTGTCAGTGCGGTAGCCAAGCGTGGTCGTCTACTGATACGTCAGCAGCGCATTAAGAAGGAAAGCGATTCTTCCTCGACCGGTCAGCAACCGTACGAACCGGATACGCCGTCGGATGATAATAGTCCTACGGCACAGTACGGTCATCAGCATCTGTTGACCGTACCGACGCACCACCGCTTCGAGCGCCAGGTGTCCGAACCTATCCTGCCACTCTCGTCGTCCATCTCGGTCATCGGTGGACCGATCGGATCGTCGGGTGAAAGTCGCCCGGGGGCAGGTGATCGATCGCACAGCCATTTACTATCCGTACCCACCACCCACCAGCAAGCGTACCTGGTCAAGCAACATTCGCATCCGTTGTTGCCGAGTCAAACGTCCGCCACCAGCCACGGGAGTACGGGTGGAACGTTTGAACCGTTACAAACGTACACCTTGCAACGGCAGCTCTCTCATCCCGGTACGGGACAACGTGGCGGTAGTTCGACGCCATTAACACTGGTTACGAGTAGCAGTGGCTCCACACACTACCTAACACCTTCATCCTCACTGAAGACGGACTCGGACGAGGAGGCTGCCGGTACACCGACCAGTGCTGTACCAACGATTCAACTACAGTCGAGCGTTGAGCGTACCAGCTCCGGTCCGACGGTGGTGATCGTACCAGCCGAACCGGCTGTACAAACGGCAACAAGCGCGGTGGCCGTTAGTGTCGTTAGTAATGCAGGCGAAAAGCAGTCCAATCCTACCACGATTACGTCCGCACCGACCAGTACAATCCGTGTGAAGGGTGATGAACTTTCCCGGTCGATATCAACGCCATTG aCCTCATCCCGCTCGTCCGACATACCAGGGTTGGATAATCCACGCTCGAGCCATTGTCCGGTGGTACGGGAAGGGCCTGCCCTCGGTTGCAACTTCTGCTGGAACACGATCGATGCGCACGGACGTATCTTGCGCCGCAAAACCAAGTACCACTGTCCGGAATGTCAAACCAATCTGTGCATCGTGCCCTGCTTCCAGGAATATCACGAACGGCAGTCGGCCGAAAATCCTACCCCAACCAAtgacagtggtggtggtggcggcggtggtacAAAATCAAACCTGCGGCACTATGCCAAATCGGGCTCGATGTAA